A genomic stretch from Frigoribacterium sp. PvP032 includes:
- a CDS encoding TetR/AcrR family transcriptional regulator, producing MVDARIVQTTKALHGAIVELASKQPVSTITVADVTRAAGINRATFYSHATSPGGLLTDVITPELDQIRLDDQAARAASTEADGAEITRRGVERVVDHVVRYREMYRLALPDALDASIHKALASHFETSSLQHIERLPEGSLPEGLSVHIAAGWFAHALVGAIEAWLRGKRTSRKALLDTMTAMMPTWWQ from the coding sequence ATGGTCGACGCCCGCATCGTCCAGACGACCAAGGCGCTGCACGGCGCCATCGTCGAGCTCGCGTCGAAGCAGCCCGTGTCGACCATCACGGTGGCCGACGTCACCCGGGCCGCCGGCATCAACCGGGCGACCTTCTACAGCCACGCGACGTCGCCGGGCGGCCTGCTGACCGACGTCATCACGCCGGAGCTCGACCAGATCCGGCTCGACGACCAGGCGGCCCGTGCCGCCTCGACCGAGGCCGACGGCGCCGAGATCACCCGGCGCGGCGTCGAGCGCGTGGTCGACCACGTCGTCCGGTACCGCGAGATGTACAGGCTCGCGCTGCCGGACGCGCTCGACGCGTCCATCCACAAGGCACTCGCCAGCCACTTCGAGACCTCCTCCCTGCAGCACATCGAGCGCCTGCCAGAGGGCTCGCTGCCCGAGGGGCTGTCGGTCCACATCGCCGCCGGCTGGTTCGCGCACGCGCTCGTCGGGGCCATCGAGGCGTGGCTCCGCGGCAAGCGCACCAGCCGCAAGGCGCTGCTCGACACCATGACGGCGATGATGCCGACCTGGTGGCAGTGA
- a CDS encoding sugar-binding protein produces the protein MRKIALATMAVAAATTLILSGCSNSARTDAGSGDAASGFEQGSTIGVALPAKTSENWVLAGDLFTEGITEAGFEPDVQYAAASGTVANQQEQIQSMVTKGAKVIIIGAADGAQLGTQVKAAHDAGAVVIAYDRLILNTEDVDYYVAYDNFNVGELQGQALLDGMKAKKAEGPYNIELFSGSSDDANSAVFFDGAMSVLQPAIDDGTVVVASGQTDIKQTATDGWKAENAQRRMDSLLTSTYGTAELDGVLSPNDTLARAIITSVQGAGKDVPVVTGQDSEVESVKSIMEGVQYSTINKDTRALVAQAIDMVTSLSEGDKAETNDDESYDNGSKIVPAYLLPPQIVTKENAAEAYANDPTLGPLTK, from the coding sequence ATGCGCAAAATCGCGCTGGCGACCATGGCGGTCGCCGCAGCAACGACGCTGATCCTGAGCGGCTGCTCGAACTCGGCTCGCACCGACGCCGGCTCGGGCGACGCGGCCTCCGGCTTCGAGCAGGGCTCGACCATCGGCGTGGCGCTGCCCGCCAAGACCTCGGAGAACTGGGTCCTCGCGGGCGACCTGTTCACGGAGGGCATCACCGAGGCGGGCTTCGAGCCCGACGTGCAGTACGCGGCCGCCTCCGGGACCGTCGCGAACCAGCAGGAGCAGATCCAGTCCATGGTCACCAAGGGCGCGAAGGTGATCATCATCGGCGCGGCCGACGGTGCCCAGCTCGGCACCCAGGTGAAGGCGGCCCACGACGCGGGCGCCGTCGTCATCGCCTACGACCGTCTCATCCTCAACACCGAGGACGTCGACTACTACGTGGCCTATGACAACTTCAACGTCGGCGAGCTCCAGGGCCAGGCCCTGCTCGACGGCATGAAGGCCAAGAAGGCGGAGGGCCCGTACAACATCGAGCTCTTCTCCGGCTCGTCCGACGACGCCAACTCGGCTGTCTTCTTCGACGGCGCGATGAGCGTCCTCCAGCCCGCGATCGACGACGGCACCGTCGTCGTCGCCTCGGGCCAGACCGACATCAAGCAGACCGCGACCGACGGCTGGAAGGCCGAGAACGCCCAGCGCCGCATGGACTCGCTGCTGACCAGCACCTACGGCACCGCCGAGCTGGACGGCGTCCTGAGCCCCAACGACACGCTGGCCCGCGCCATCATCACGTCGGTGCAGGGTGCAGGCAAGGACGTCCCGGTCGTCACCGGTCAGGACTCCGAGGTCGAGTCGGTCAAGTCGATCATGGAGGGCGTGCAGTACTCCACCATCAACAAGGACACCCGTGCGCTCGTCGCGCAGGCCATCGACATGGTGACCTCGCTGTCCGAGGGCGACAAGGCCGAGACGAACGACGACGAGTCGTACGACAACGGCTCGAAGATCGTCCCGGCCTACCTCCTGCCCCCGCAGATCGTCACCAAGGAGAACGCCGCTGAGGCGTACGCCAACGACCCCACCCTGGGCCCGCTGACGAAGTAG
- a CDS encoding MOSC domain-containing protein, whose translation MTAGDQEAAAATALPVTIELLLASPRSRYVGRPADGPEPPPAASELHESVELRAGLGIMGDRYFAKPAHRGASVTLFAAESLETVARLLGLDGSLDAVAARRNVVTRGLDVDALRGRTISIDSGDGPVLFRVNRPANPCAWMDQVLAPGAFRAMRGLGGMRCEPLTDGVLRLGPALVELDPLEPSGA comes from the coding sequence GTGACGGCAGGCGACCAGGAGGCGGCGGCCGCGACCGCGCTCCCGGTCACGATCGAGCTGCTGCTCGCGTCGCCCCGCTCCCGCTACGTCGGTCGCCCCGCCGACGGCCCCGAGCCGCCTCCGGCCGCGTCCGAGCTGCACGAGAGCGTCGAGCTCCGCGCGGGACTCGGGATAATGGGCGACCGCTACTTCGCGAAGCCCGCGCACCGCGGCGCGTCGGTGACGCTGTTCGCGGCGGAGTCCCTCGAGACTGTCGCGCGCCTCCTCGGCCTCGACGGGTCGCTCGACGCCGTCGCGGCCCGTCGCAACGTCGTCACGCGCGGGCTCGACGTCGACGCGCTGCGCGGACGCACGATCAGCATCGACAGCGGCGACGGCCCGGTCCTGTTCCGCGTGAACCGGCCGGCGAACCCGTGCGCATGGATGGACCAGGTGCTCGCGCCCGGCGCGTTCCGGGCGATGAGGGGGCTCGGCGGGATGCGCTGCGAGCCGCTGACCGACGGCGTGCTGCGGCTGGGGCCCGCGCTGGTCGAGCTCGACCCGCTCGAGCCGAGCGGGGCCTAG